From Daucus carota subsp. sativus chromosome 6, DH1 v3.0, whole genome shotgun sequence, the proteins below share one genomic window:
- the LOC108224245 gene encoding uncharacterized protein LOC108224245 yields MASQKHLRELLRQDQEPFHLHNYKPKNKPVKPVTKSASSKRGSLYKQACFTSFQDSPDYFNSPLKKKPSATTVLHVPAKTAAGLLEAAAKIQNRSSSKPKNARFAGLFFGSILRKIKDKNATTSKTRELGSSSINGPAFEAQRDQFVVDNSKDKYEMMGYSFSECNYSNISRRISSAGWSESNTPEDDNKSIDMDTISSCTTSRSDYYNHDFVLPDQPHFCLSPLSPFRFALHRSPSVGRRTPDFLSPATSPGRHRAQEDDDQATENSEKINAQEEDEKDQFSPVSVLDLPFEDDEREDEREEEEEEDEDDYDLECSYALMQKAKFQLLEKLRRFERLAELEPIELEKRMLEGYEDEDDNDDYLDENEEHEEFGMNVDDLICEIFSTSGPCNVEKVPGHMKRLVFDLITEEKKNGMDNRDDAMVKLVCKRLGSWKEVESNTIDMMVELDLKREVDGWKNHEEEVGDRAKEIELAIFGLLMEEVSEELVRH; encoded by the exons ATGGCCTCTCAGAAACACTTACGCGAGCTACTCAGACAAGATCAAGAACCATTTCATCTCCATAATTACAAGCCTAAAAACAAACCCGTAAAACCAGTCACCAAATCAGCTTCTTCAAAACGCGGCAGTCTCTACAAACAAGCCTGTTTCACATCTTTCCAGGACTCCCCGGACTATTTCAACTCCCCCTTGAAAAAGAAACCCTCGGCCACCACTGTCCTCCACGTCCCTGCCAAAACAGCGGCCGGGCTTCTCGAAGCCGCGGCCAAAATTCAGAACCGATCCTCATCCAAGCCCAAGAATGCCCGGTTCGCCGGGCTATTCTTCGGCTCAATTTTACGAAAAATAAAGGACAAAAATGCTACTACAAGCAAAACCCGTGAACTCGGCAGCTCCTCAATAAATGGTCCCGCTTTTGAAGCTCAACGAGACCAGTTTGTGGTGGACAATAGTAAAGACAAATATGAAATGATGGGCTATTCGTTTTCAGAGTGTAATTATAGTAATATTAGCAGGAGGATTAGTAGTGCTGGCTGGTCCGAAAGTAACACGCCAGAAGATGATAATAAGTCTATAGATATGGATACTATTTCATCCTGTACTACTTCGAGATCTGACTACTATAATCATGATTTTGTTCTGCCTGATCAGCCTCACTTCTGTTTGAGCCCCTTGAGTCCTTTCCGTTTTGCACTTCACCGGAGCCCCTCCGTCGGTCGCCGGACGCCAGACTTTTTATCTCCCGCAACTTCCCCTGGCCGCCACCGCGCACAG GAAGATGATGATCAGGCAACagaaaattcagaaaaaattaaTGCACAGGAGGAAGATGAGAAAGACCAGTTTAGTCCGGTTTCTGTCCTGGACCTTCCGTTCGAGGATGATGAACGAGAAGACGAGAGggaggaggaggaagaagagGACGAGGATGATTACGATCTTGAGTGCAGCTACGCCCTAATGCAGA AAGCCAAGTTTCAGCTGTTGGAGAAGCTTCGTAGATTCGAGAGACTGGCAGAACTGGAACCAATTGAACTTGAGAAAAGAATGTTGGAAGGATAcgaagatgaagatgataatGATGATTATCTAGACGAGAATGAGGAACACGAAGAGTTTGGGATGAATGTTGATGATCTAATTTGTGAAATATTTAGCACATCAGGTCCCTGCAATGTAGAGAAAGTCCCTGGACACATGAAAAGGCTGGTTTTCGACCTGATAACCGAAGAGAAAAAGAACGGAATGGACAACCGAGACGACGCCATGGTGAAACTGGTATGCAAAAGGCTAGGTTCATGGAAAGAAGTGGAATCGAACACCATCGATATGATGGTGGAATTGGATCTCAAAAGAGAGGTCGACGGATGGAAGAATCACGAGGAGGAGGTAGGAGATAGAGCAAAGGAAATCGAGCTGGCGATTTTCGGTTTATTGATGGAAGAAGTATCCGAGGAACTAGTTAGGCATTAG
- the LOC135147273 gene encoding uncharacterized protein LOC135147273, translating to MNRQRRTNNGNANNNDNGGANVMNQLAETLATLVGNQQNRPRSLIAEFKRLSPPVFEGSTNPSEVDKWLQEMEKIFELLGSNDEQKVSLASYQLQGSAYDWWLMEKRRVDGNEEEAAQPYTWETFTESFKDKYFPRTIRAKLERDFIRLEQGEKQTVSEYEAEFARLAKYAPALVVDEVSRARRFEEGRS from the coding sequence ATGAATCGCCAACGAAGAACTAACAATGGAAACGCCAACAACAACGATAATGGAGGTgcaaatgtgatgaatcaacTAGCAGAAACTTTAGCAACATTGGTTGGAAACCAACAAAATAGACCTAGAAGCCTAATAGCTGAGTTTAAGAGATTGAGTCCTCCAGTTTTTGAGGGATCCACAAATCCTTCAGAGGTGGATAAGTGGTTACAGGAGATGGAGAAGATTTTTGAGTTGTTAGGAAGTAATGATGAGCAGAAGGTTAGTTTGGCAAGTTACCAACTTCAGGGGAGTGCTTATGATTGGTGGCTTATGGAAAAGAGACGAGTGGATGGCAACGAGGAAGAGGCAGCCCAACCTTACACTTGGGAAACTTTCACTGAATCTTTTAAGGATAAATATTTTCCTAGGACAATTAGAGCTAAGTTGGAGAGAGACTTTATTAGGTTAGAACAAGGAGAGAAACAAACCGTGTCGGAGTATGAAGCCGAATTTGCTCGTCTAGCTAAGTATGCGCCAGCTCTAGTTGTGGACGAAGTTAGTAGGGCACGTAGGTTTGAGGAGGGACGAAGTTAG
- the LOC108228016 gene encoding fructose-bisphosphate aldolase 6, cytosolic: MSCYKGKYADELIANATYIGTPGKGILAADESTGTIGKRLSSINVENVESNRRALRELLFCTPGCLQYLSGVILFEETLYQSTAAGKPFVEVMKEAGVLPGIKVDKGTVELAGTDGETTTQGLDGLAARCAKYYEAGARFAKWRAVLKIGPNEPSQLAINENANGLARYAIICQENGLVPIVEPEILVDGDHDINKCADVTERVLAACYKALNDHKVLLEGTLLKPNMVTPGSDSAKVAPEVIAEYTVRALQRTMPPAVPAVVFLSGGQSEEQATVNLNAMNKLKAKKPWSLSFSFGRALQQSTLKAWGGKDENIKKAQEAFLARCKANSEATLGTYQGGAAFEGAAESLHVKDYKY; encoded by the exons ATGTCTTGCTACAAGGGCAAATATGCTG ATGAGCTGATTGCTAATGCTACTTACATTGGAACCCCTGGGAAGGGTATTCTTGCTGCTGATGAGTCAACTGGCACAATTGGAAAGCGTCTATCGAGCATCAATGTTGAAAATGTTGAGTCGAACAGAAGGGCACTTAGAGAGCTTCTCTTCTGCACCCCTGGATGCCTCCAGTATCTCAGTGGTGTTATTCTTTTCGAGGAAACCCTTTACCAGAGTACTGCTGCTG GAAAACCTTTTGTTGAAGTCATGAAGGAAGCCGGAGTCCTCCCAGGAATTAAGGTTGACAAGGGCACAGTTGAGCTTGCTGGTACCGATGGGGAGACCACCACTCAAGGTCTCGATGGCCTTGCTGCTCGTTGTGCTAAATACTACGAAGCAGGTGCTAGGTTTGCCAAATGGCGTGCAGTGCTCAAGATCGGACCAAATGAGCCTTCACAGCTAGCAATTAATGAGAATGCAAATGGTTTGGCCCGATATGCCATTATCTGCCAGGAGAATGGCTTGGTACCTATCGTTGAGCCTGAAATTCTCGTGGATGGAGACCATGATATCAACAAGTGTGCTGATGTAACAGAGCGTGTTCTTGCTGCTTGCTACAAGGCCCTCAATGATCACAAGGTCCTTTTAGAAGGAACTCTGTTGAAGCCCAACATGGTGACACCAGGATCTGACTCTGCCAAGGTTGCACCTGAGGTGATTGCTGAGTACACTGTCCGTGCCCTACAGCGCACCATGCCTCCTGCAGTTCCCGCTGTTGTGTTTTTGTCTGGGGGGCAGAGTGAGGAGCAAGCTACTGTTAACCTCAATGCCATGAACAAGCTGAAGGCAAAGAAGCCATGGAGTCTTTCATTCTCATTTGGAAGAGCTCTTCAACAGAGCACTCTCAAGGCTTGGGGAGGAAAGGACGAAAACATCAAGAAAGCTCAGGAGGCATTCCTCGCCAGGTGCAAGGCTAACTCAGAGGCAACTCTTGGTACATACCAGGGTGGTGCTGCTTTTGAGGGGGCTGCTGAGAGCCTTCATGTCAAGGACTACAAATACTGA